The Euphorbia lathyris chromosome 2, ddEupLath1.1, whole genome shotgun sequence genome includes a window with the following:
- the LOC136216824 gene encoding proline-rich protein 3-like, protein MASTSFLFSSSILLLSLLVIASAADYSYSPTPETVKPQPNNVYTSTPIPSSDDLKPRDGYSPKPAPENTKPDYGYGPKPKSLDLKFKSQVNVEYVPKPETPKKQMPTEYVSKPELTIPKKPTDQYVPKPELETPKIPIDKYVPKPELETPKTSSDKYAPKKPNGGYVPKPEVPLPIGIEGLVLCKSGSKYTPIKGAVARITCSILGHKGYEAAPFSCLTSATDAKGFFYKTLSDLGVNQILQLTDCRVKLEKSPLENCNIPTNVNKGITGALLSSYQILHDRKIKLYPVGPFFYTSASDHQSPTPTAY, encoded by the exons ATGGCATCAACCTCTTTCTTATTTTCATCTTCTATTCTTCTTTTGTCGCTGCTCGTCATTGCCTCTGCTGCTGATTATAGCTACTCCCCTACTCCTGAAACTGTCAAGCCCCAGCCCAATAATGTTTACACCTCAACTCCAATACCATCATCAGATGATCTTAAACCCCGAGATGGATATAGCCCAAAACCAGCACCAGAAAACACCAAACCGGACTACGGCTACGGCCCAAAGCCCAAATCACTTGATCTCAAATTCAAATCCCAAGTCAATGTTGAGTATGTGCCAAAACCAGAAACCCCAAAAAAGCAAATGCCTACTGAATATGTCTCAAAACCAGAACTAACAATTCCAAAAAAGCCTACTGATCAATATGTCCCAAAGCCAGAACTAGAAACACCAAAAATTCCTATTGATAAATATGTCCCAAAACCAGAGCTAGAAACCCCCAAAACGTCTAGTGATAAATATGCCCCAAAAAAGCCTAATGGTGGATATGTCCCAAAGCCAGAAGTCCCACTTCCAATAGGCATTGAAGGGCTTGTGCTTTGCAAATCAGGTTCTAAGTACACTCCTATTAAAG GAGCTGTGGCAAGAATAACATGTTCAATTTTAGGGCACAAAGGGTACGAGGCAGCACCATTCAGTTGCTTGACAAGTGCAACAGATGCAAAGGGTTTTTTCTATAAGACATTGTCTGATTTAGGGGTTAATCAAATTTTACAGTTGACAGACTGCAGGGTTAAACTGGAAAAATCACCATTAGAAAACTGTAACATTCCTACAAATGTGAACAAGGGAATTACTGGTGCTCTCCTTTCTTCCTACCAAATTCTCCATGACAGGAAGATTAAGCTGTACCCAGTTGGTCCTTTCTTTTACACCTCGGCTTCGGATCATCAGTCTCCTACTCCGACTGCTTACTAa
- the LOC136220645 gene encoding protein SEED AND ROOT HAIR PROTECTIVE PROTEIN-like — MALSQIMHLSFISIVLSLAVISSAGNAEYGPITSKADKPKLEKEKEKLLSSLIGVQGLIYCKSPSKFIPLQGAVARITCVGVDEYGYETAPFSILSEATDAKGYFLATLSPKEVEENWKIKECKTFLELSPSYDNTCNVPTNVNSGIDGALLTSSRFLGDKNMKLFTVGPFFYTSDVPKSVANNGY; from the exons ATGGCTTTGTCGCAAATAATGCACTTGTCATTTATTTCCATAGTTCTGTCATTAGCTGTTATTAGCAGCGCAGGTAATGCTGAGTATGGACCCATCACCTCCAAAGCAGACAAGCCCAAGCttgaaaaggaaaaggaaaaactgcTCTCCTCACTAATTGGGGTTCAAGGTCTTATTTACTGTAAATCACCCTCCAAATTCATTCCTCTCCAAG GTGCAGTGGCAAGAATAACATGTGTAGGTGTTGATGAGTATGGATATGAAACGGCACCGTTCTCCATCTTAAGTGAAGCAACTGACGCTAAAGGTTATTTTTTGGCGACTTTGTCGCCGAAAGAGGTTGAAGAGAATTGGAAGATAAAGGAATGCAAGACTTTCTTAGAGCTATCTCCATCCTATGATAATACTTGTAATGTTCCTACAAATGTCAACAGTGGGATAGATGGTGCTCTTCTCACTTCTTCTCGTTTTCTCGGTGACAAGAACATGAAATTGTTCACCGTCGGCCCTTTCTTCTATACCTCCGACGTCCCTAAATCTGTCGCTAATAATGGCTATTAA
- the LOC136217720 gene encoding uncharacterized protein has translation MEKEKNAFKQGTRNPHMAIASSGGANIGALILFGGALAVGTLVATFAAWKGNRPSDSDDKTSRKEENASQGLQFIVQTSSPTTFHDNQCCTSTGSTEMNATPIDPSELTSTPSLILEENPSSTTNSSLESFDNDDQEIPLTYDSRQDSIKMCSNHCRVEELSLPERNNPSYALDKAAKNDTVEETNLMATTEIAERDGVDAERTRLEEISLVQSTEEDDDEVEEKREAKEKLLLEEKIQVAEKGEPIDVKTCAEKTSLNSVEEDDGDNLGKGSPLIETIEVKKEAIDEVKEVAEDATDAVEISIEEISSVQSTDKEDGDEEKDKQAKEKLLLEDKIEVEEDEERIAVLTCAEKTSLNSVEEVDGSDNLGKGSPLMATPEVKEEEEEQAIDEVAEEDGEDVLKLSKDEFSPVQSMEEDDDNKEEEKKHSIDEKDDGGDIDESDDEHISKKSQENSGGIGSSSAGSDAEEIWPAESVEALSQELMKVMISSRLSAAKTTEQDEYNKIEEFSHFNSSKKDFINSCTDTNSRANSTFTKKEEDLEFTVWNKQTTTYLLIMASIALLFLPIATHYLICLLRKDI, from the exons ATGGAAAAGGAGAAGAACGCGTTTAAACAAGGCACCAGGAATCCACATATGGCCATAGCTTCAAGTGGCGGAGCCAATATTGGTGCTCTGATTCTATTCGGTGGAGCCTTGGCTGTTGGAACTTTGGTGGCAACTTTTGCTGCCTGGAAAGGTAATAGACCCAGCGATTCCGATGACAAAACCAGCCGGAAAGAGGAGAATGCAAGTCAAGGGCTGCAATTCATCGTTCAAACTTCATCTCCGACGACTTTTCATGACAATCAATG CTGTACAAGTACTGGATCAACGGAGATGAATGCAACTCCGATTGATCCATCCGAGTTGACCTCTACTCCCAGCTTGATATTG GAAGAGAATCCTTCTTCTACAACCAATAGCAGCCTTGAGAGTTTTGATAATGATGATCAAGAGATCCCTCTCACCTATGATTCCAGACAAGATAGCATCAAAATGTGCAGCAACCATTGCCGGGTTGAAGAATTATCATTGCCGGAGCGCAATAACCCCTCCTATGCACTGGACAAAGCTGCCAAGAATGATACGGTCGAGGAGACTAACTTAATGGCCACAACTGAAATTGCTGAAAGGGATGGAGTAGATGCTGAAAGGACTAGGTTAGAGGAGATATCATTAGTGCAATCCacagaagaagatgatgatgaagtGGAGGAGAAAagagaagcaaaagaaaagttgCTCTTAGAGGAAAAAATCCAAGTTGCAGAAAAGGGGGAACCGATTGATGTGAAAACATGTGCAGAAAAAACTTCATTAAATTCAGTCGAAGAAGACGATGGTGACAACTTAGGAAAGGGATCGCCCTTGAtcgaaacaattgaagtcaagaAAGAAGCTATAGATGAAGTTAAAGAAGTTGCAGAGGATGCAACAGATGCTGTAGAGATAAGCATAGAGGAGATTTCATCAGTGCAATCGACTGACAAAGAAGATGGTGATGAAGAGAAGGACAaacaagcaaaagaaaagttgCTCCTAGAGGATAAAATCGAagttgaagaagacgaagaACGAATTGCTGTATTAACATGTGCAGAGAAAACTTCATTAAATTCAGTTGAGGAAGTCGATGGTAGTGACAACTTAGGAAAGGGATCGCCCTTGATGGCTACACCTGAAgtcaaggaagaagaagaagaacaagctATAGATGAAGTTGCAGAAGAGGATGGCGAAGATGTTTTAAAATTGAGCAAAGATGAGTTTTCACCAGTGCAATccatggaagaagatgatgacAACAAGGAGGAGGAGAAAAAACATTCAATTGATGAAAAGGATGATGGTGGTGATATTGATGAGAGTGATGATGAACATATCTCGAAGAAAAGCCAAGAAAATTCAGGAGGAATAGGAAGCTCTTCTGCAGGGTCCGATGCTGAAGAAATTTGGCCAGCTGAATCGGTTGAGGCACTATCGCAAGAGCTGATGAAAGTCATGATAAGTTCACGTCTCTCTGCAGCAAAGACTACAGAGCAAGACGAATACAACAAAATTGAAGAGTTTAGTCACTTCAACAGCAGCAAAAAAGATTTCATCAACAGTTGCACAGACACTAATAGTAGAGCAAATTCAACATTTACAAAGAAAGAAGAGGACCTGGAGTTTACAGTCTGGAACAAGCAAACAACAACATACTTGCTAATTATGGCATCGATAGCACTACTTTTTTTACCTATTGCAACTCACTATCTTATCTGTCTTCTTCGTAAAGATATATAG
- the LOC136217721 gene encoding putative GTP diphosphokinase RSH1, chloroplastic has protein sequence MASVASLSASLECVNLCKLSKGEVNGRYYCSMLSCAWKAPRVLTGSLASTAHPAQCSSLWSGQDDRRNQSKHKCETIEIRSCDSVDAFGSSFVGRLPKRRWKLFCSSSIYSGVLTEVTPETLWEDLKPSVSYLPPKELELVQNALKLAFEAHDGQKRRSGEPFIIHPVEVARILGELELDWESIAAGLLHDTVEDTNVVTFERIEEEFGLTVRRIVEGETKVSKLGKLKCKNESDSAQDVKADDLRQMFLAMTEEVRVIIVKLADRLHNMRTLSHMPPHKQSSIAMETLQVFAPLAKLLGMYQIKAELENLSFMYSNPENYAKVKMRIAELYKYHEKELVEANKILRKKIEEDQFLDLMTVKIEVRSACKEPYSIYKAVLKSKGSINQVNQIAQLRIIIKPKPCVGVGPLCTPQQICYHVLGLVHGIWTPIPRSMKDYIATPKPNGYQSLHTTVIPFLYESMFRLEVQIRTEEMDLIADRGIAAHYSGRVFVTGLVGHAMPNGRSSRAKAVCLNNANIALRIGWLNAIREWQEEFVGNMSSREFVDTITRDLLGSRIFVFTPKGEIKNLPKGATVIDYAYMIHTEIGNKMVAAKVNGNIVSPAHELANAEVVEIVTYNALSSKSSFQRHKQWLQHAKTRSARHKIMKFLREQAALSAAEITADTVNDFIADSEEESEVEELADNSKLNRPLWEKIFKNVVGNGKFAHQGKYSKDPLPCSNGTIWVPKVNGNHNKQLQHATFEAKGDLLSQGNGVAKVMQSHVPTYKEVLPGLESWHANKIASWHSVEGHSIQWFCVVCIDRKGIMAEVTTALAAVGIAICSCVAEIDRGRGMAVMLFHIEGNLDSLVKACSNVDLVLGVLGWSMGCSWPNSMESPRILEC, from the exons ATGGCTTCTGTTGCTTCCTTGTCAG CATCCCTGGAATGCGTGAACTTATGTAAGTTATCAAAAGGAGAAGTTAATGGGAGATATTACTGTAGCATGCTCTCATGCGCGTGGAAAGCTCCCAGAGTCTTGACAGGGTCTCTTGCAAGCACTGCTCATCCTGCTCAGTGTTCCTCATTGTGGTCTGGGCAAGATGATAGAAGGAATCAGTCCAAACAT AAATGTGAAACCATTGAAATAAGAAGTTGTGATTCTGTTGATGCTTTTGGGTCCTCATTTGTTGGGAGACTCCCTAAACGGCGATGGAAACTTTTTTGTTCTTCATCCATTTACTCGGGAGTCTTAACTGAAGTTACTCCTGAAACATTGTGGGAG GATCTTAAGCCTAGTGTTTCATACCTCCCACCAAAAGAGTTGGAATTGGTTCAGAATGCCCTTAAG CTAGCTTTTGAGGCCCATGATGGTCAGAAAAGGCGCAGTGGAGAGCCATTCATCATTCATCCAGTGGAAGTTGCACGCATTCTAGGAGAACTA GAATTGGATTGGGAGTCGATTGCTGCTGGATTATTGCATGATACTGTGGAAGATACAAATGTTGTTACTTTTGAAAGAATAGAAGAGGAATTTGGTCTTACTGTGCGCCGCATTGTGGAAGGCGAGACTAAG GTGTCCAAATTGGGGAAATTGAAGTGTAAGAATGAAAGTGATTCAGCACAAGATGTAAAAGCTGATGATCTGCGACAAATGTTTCTTGCTATGACAGAAGAG GTTCGTGTCATTATTGTCAAATTAGCTGACAGGTTACACAACATGCGTACACTTTCCCATATGCCACCGCACAAGCAG TCCAGCATTGCAATGGAAACACTTCAAGTCTTTGCTCCTCTTGCAAAACTGTTAGGAATGTATCAAATCAAG GCTGAGCTTGAAAACCTATCATTCATGTACTCAAATCCGGAAAATTATGCTAAGGTCAAGATGAGGATTGCAGAGCTCTACAAATACCATGAGAAAGAGCTTGTAGAg GCGAATAAAATTTTGAGAAAGAAGATTGAGGAGGATCAGTTCCTAGACCTTATGACTGTGAAGATCGAAGTTCGCTCTGCATGCAAGGAGCCTTATAG CATTTACAAAGCAGTGCTCAAGTCCAAAGGTTCAATCAATCAAGTTAACCAAATAGCACAG CTGCGGATTATCATAAAGCCAAAACCATGTGTTGGAGTTGGGCCTCTGTGCACTCCACAGCAG ATATGTTACCATGTTCTTGGTTTAGTACATGGAATCTGGACCCCTATTCCGAGATCT ATGAAGGACTACATTGCAACCCCAAAGCCTAACGGTTATCAAAGTCTTCATACAACTGTAATTCCGTTTCTGTATGAGAGCATGTTCAGACTCGAGGTTCAG ATTAGAACTGAAGAGATGGATCTGATAGCTGACAGAGGCATTGCTGCTCATTACAGTGGGAGAGTATTTGTTACAGGTTTAGTGGGACATGCAATGCCAAATGGTAGAAGTTCAAGAGCAAAAGCTGTCTGTCTGAACAATGCAAACATTGCACTGAGG ATTGGCTGGCTCAACGCAATTAGAGAATGGCAAGAGGAGTTTGTTGGTAATATGAGCTCTAGAGAGTTTGTAGATACCATCACTAGAGATCTGTTAGGTAGCCGTATCTTTGTATTCACCCCAAAGGGAGAG ATAAAAAATTTGCCAAAAGGAGCAACTGTGATTGACTATGCTTATATGATACACACAGAAATTGGCAACAAGATGGTGGCTGCCAAG GTCAATGGCAATATTGTCTCTCCCGCACATGAACTAGCTAATGCAGAAGTTGTGGAGATAGTCACCTACAAC GCACTCTCTAGTAAATCCTCTTTTCAGAGGCATAAGCAATGGCTGCAACATGCAAAAACACGTAGTGCCAGGCACAAAATTATGAAA TTCTTAAGGGAGCAAGCAGCACTATCAGCGGCTGAAATAACAGCAGATACAGTAAATGATTTTATAGCTGATTCGGAAGAGGAGAGTGAGGTAGAAGAGCTTGCAGATAATTCCAAATTGAACAGACCCCTGTGGGAGAAAATCTTCAAGAATGTTGTGGGAAATGGAAAATTTGCACATCAAGGGAAGTACTCTAAAGATCCATTACCTTGCAGCAATGGAACTATTTGGGTCCCGAAAGTCAATGGAAACCACAATAAGCAATTGCAGCATGCAACTTTTGAGGCCAAGGGGGATCTATTATCACAAGGAAATGGTGTTGCCAAGGTTATGCAATCTCATGTTCCAACATACAAGGAAGTCTTGCCTGGTTTAGAAAGTTGGCATGCAAACAAGATCGCATCTTGGCACAGTGTTGAAGGGCATTCAATCCAATGGTTTTGTGTGGTATGCATAGATCGGAAAG GGATAATGGCAGAGGTTACGACAGCATTGGCAGCTGTAGGGATTGCTATATGTTCGTGTGTG GCTGAGATTGATAGAGGAAGGGGAATGGCTGTCATGTTATTCCATATTGAAGGGAATCTTGATAGTTTG GTTAAGGCCTGCTCAAATGTAGATCTGGTTCTGGGTGTTTTAGGATGGTCTATGGGCTGCAGCTGGCCAAACTCAATGGAAAGTCCCCGAATTCTTGAATGTTAA